A region from the Campylobacter subantarcticus LMG 24377 genome encodes:
- the gatB gene encoding Asp-tRNA(Asn)/Glu-tRNA(Gln) amidotransferase subunit GatB, protein MFEVVIGLEVHAQLNTKTKIFCSCATSFGEKSNTNVCPTCLALPGALPVLNQEAVKKAIAFGKAVNATINKKSIFNRKNYFYPDLPKAYQISQFDIPIVENGELFINVNGENKRIGITRAHLEEDAGKNIHESNFSKVDLNRAGTPLLEIVSEPELRSSDEAVVYLKKLHSIIRFLDISDANMQEGSFRCDANVSIRPKGDDKFYTRVEIKNLNSFRFIQKAIEYEVKRQSEAWEDGKYDQEVVQETRLFDTVNLVTRSMRGKEDSAEYRYFPDPDLLPVILDDEMISQDIPELPDEKKTRFVGELGIKESDSEVIVSSLELCRYFEYLIDQKLNPKLCVTWLTTELMGLLKGELTIENSPIKQEKLAVLIKRIEESVISAKAGKDILAHVFDNTEVGIDDAIEKLGLKQVSDDGAIEKIIDEILANNEDKVAEYKSGKDKLFGFFVGQAMKAGKGAFNPAKVNEILKAKLG, encoded by the coding sequence ATGTTTGAAGTTGTTATAGGACTTGAAGTTCATGCGCAATTAAATACAAAAACAAAAATCTTTTGCTCATGTGCGACTTCTTTTGGAGAAAAATCAAATACTAATGTATGCCCAACATGTTTAGCTTTACCAGGTGCTTTACCTGTATTAAATCAAGAAGCAGTGAAAAAAGCTATAGCATTTGGAAAAGCAGTTAATGCAACTATAAATAAAAAAAGTATTTTTAATAGAAAAAATTATTTTTATCCTGATTTGCCAAAAGCTTATCAAATTTCGCAATTTGATATTCCTATAGTGGAAAATGGTGAATTGTTTATCAATGTAAATGGAGAAAATAAACGCATAGGTATCACAAGAGCGCATTTAGAAGAAGATGCAGGAAAAAATATACATGAGAGTAATTTTTCAAAAGTAGATTTAAATAGAGCAGGTACGCCTTTGCTTGAAATTGTTAGTGAACCTGAACTTAGAAGCTCTGATGAAGCAGTGGTTTATTTGAAGAAATTGCATTCTATTATAAGATTTTTAGATATTTCAGATGCAAATATGCAAGAAGGTAGTTTTAGATGTGATGCTAATGTAAGTATTCGCCCAAAGGGTGATGATAAATTTTATACTAGAGTGGAGATTAAAAATTTAAATTCATTCCGTTTTATCCAAAAGGCGATTGAGTATGAAGTAAAACGTCAAAGTGAAGCTTGGGAAGATGGAAAATACGATCAAGAAGTTGTGCAAGAAACAAGATTATTTGATACGGTTAATTTAGTTACTAGAAGCATGAGAGGCAAAGAAGATTCTGCTGAGTATAGATATTTTCCTGATCCTGATCTTTTACCTGTGATTTTAGATGATGAAATGATAAGTCAAGATATACCTGAACTTCCTGATGAGAAAAAAACTAGATTTGTTGGTGAGTTAGGTATTAAAGAAAGCGATAGTGAAGTGATTGTTTCTTCATTAGAGCTTTGTAGGTATTTTGAGTATTTAATTGATCAAAAATTAAACCCAAAACTTTGTGTTACTTGGCTTACGACCGAGTTAATGGGACTTTTAAAAGGCGAGTTGACTATAGAAAACTCACCTATAAAACAAGAAAAACTAGCTGTTTTGATCAAGCGTATAGAAGAAAGTGTCATTAGTGCTAAAGCAGGTAAGGATATTTTAGCTCATGTGTTTGATAATACAGAAGTTGGAATTGATGATGCTATTGAAAAACTTGGTTTAAAACAGGTAAGTGATGATGGTGCTATTGAAAAGATTATCGATGAAATTTTAGCAAACAATGAAGATAAAGTAGCTGAATATAAAAGTGGTAAAGATAAGCTTTTTGGTTTCTTTGTTGGTCAGGCAATGAAAGCAGGCAAGGGTGCGTTCAATCCTGCTAAGGTAAATGAAATTTTAAAAGCAAAACTTGGTTAA
- the radA gene encoding DNA repair protein RadA, producing the protein MAKKHILFECQACGNQQSKWLGKCPECGSWDSFVELKQEQIKVLKELNSLSNTPSSAVCINDIIAENFTRISTDDNELDLVLGGGLVVGSLVLIGGSPGVGKSTLLLKIASNLAKSGKKVLYVSGEESKSQIKLRADRLSANCENLFLLTELCLEDILSELSKKDYEILIIDSIQTLYSNKITSAAGSITQVREITFELMRYSKANNISTFIIGHITKDGAIAGPRILEHMVDVVLYFEGDANKEIRILRGFKNRFGNISEVGIFEMTSKGLISAKDIANRFFTRGKAVSGSALSVVMEGSRALILEIQALVCESAYPKRSATGYEKNRLDMLIALLERKLEIPLGHYDVFINISGGVKISETAADLAVVAAIISSFKNRPLSKDSVFVGELSLNGEIKEVFSLDVRLKEAKMQKFKNAIVPVKPMEELGLKCFVAKELREVLEWM; encoded by the coding sequence ATGGCTAAAAAACACATTTTATTTGAATGTCAAGCTTGTGGAAATCAACAAAGTAAATGGCTAGGAAAATGTCCCGAATGTGGCTCTTGGGATAGTTTTGTTGAGTTAAAGCAAGAACAAATTAAAGTCTTAAAAGAATTAAACTCACTTTCAAACACTCCAAGTTCTGCTGTATGTATAAATGATATTATAGCAGAAAATTTTACACGTATTAGTACTGATGATAATGAGCTTGATTTAGTTTTAGGTGGTGGGCTTGTTGTGGGCTCTTTGGTGTTGATAGGGGGTTCCCCGGGAGTTGGAAAATCTACGCTTTTGCTAAAGATTGCTTCAAATCTAGCTAAAAGTGGCAAAAAAGTGCTTTATGTAAGTGGTGAAGAGAGTAAATCGCAAATTAAATTACGCGCAGATCGCTTGAGCGCAAATTGTGAAAATTTATTTTTACTTACTGAGCTTTGCTTGGAAGATATTTTGAGTGAGCTTTCTAAAAAAGACTATGAAATTTTGATTATTGATTCTATACAAACCTTATATTCTAACAAAATCACTTCAGCTGCGGGTAGTATCACTCAGGTGAGAGAGATTACGTTTGAATTAATGCGTTATTCTAAAGCAAATAATATTAGTACTTTTATCATAGGGCATATTACCAAAGATGGAGCTATAGCAGGACCTAGAATTTTAGAGCATATGGTAGATGTGGTGCTTTATTTCGAAGGTGATGCTAATAAAGAAATAAGAATTTTAAGAGGTTTTAAAAATCGCTTTGGAAATATTTCAGAAGTTGGTATTTTTGAAATGACTTCCAAGGGTTTAATTAGTGCTAAAGATATAGCTAATAGATTTTTTACGCGTGGTAAGGCAGTAAGTGGTAGCGCTTTAAGTGTGGTGATGGAGGGAAGCAGAGCCTTAATACTAGAAATTCAAGCCTTGGTTTGTGAGAGTGCTTATCCAAAACGCAGCGCAACAGGCTATGAAAAAAATCGTTTAGATATGTTAATAGCTTTACTTGAGAGAAAGCTTGAAATTCCTTTGGGTCATTATGATGTTTTTATTAATATAAGTGGTGGGGTAAAAATTAGTGAAACTGCAGCAGATTTAGCGGTGGTTGCGGCGATTATTTCAAGTTTTAAAAATCGTCCTTTAAGTAAAGATAGTGTTTTTGTGGGTGAGCTTAGTTTAAATGGTGAGATCAAAGAGGTATTTTCACTTGATGTGCGTTTAAAAGAAGCTAAAATGCAAAAATTTAAAAATGCCATAGTGCCTGTAAAACCTATGGAGGAACTTGGCTTAAAATGTTTTGTAGCTAAAGAATTGCGTGAGGTTTTAGAATGGATGTAA
- a CDS encoding 5-formyltetrahydrofolate cyclo-ligase, translated as MIKNNFRIKQKSKMHLKLKYQYKRDFTVFLEVKKILQKHKTCKNILLYIPLKYEINLYKFRHLLAKKYQIFVPFMQDKSLKVVKLRLALEKKSFGVYEPKDSFLQTRIDVAIIPVIGVDAKLGRVGHGQGFYDRFFKSISYKKPLVIFTQMIDAKSDQFFSQDHDIKGNFYINPYKKYFRKVKNNDRNISRVNSRFYRRRDWIYSRQKD; from the coding sequence TTGATAAAAAACAATTTTAGAATAAAACAAAAATCCAAAATGCATTTAAAATTAAAATATCAATACAAAAGAGATTTTACTGTATTTTTAGAAGTAAAAAAAATTCTACAAAAGCATAAAACCTGCAAAAATATACTTCTTTACATCCCTTTAAAATATGAAATCAATCTTTATAAATTCAGGCATCTTTTAGCAAAAAAATATCAAATTTTCGTTCCATTTATGCAAGATAAAAGTTTAAAGGTAGTAAAATTAAGATTAGCTCTTGAAAAAAAGAGTTTTGGGGTATATGAACCAAAGGATTCTTTTTTGCAAACTCGCATTGATGTTGCGATTATCCCTGTTATAGGAGTAGATGCAAAATTAGGAAGAGTTGGTCATGGTCAGGGTTTTTACGATAGGTTTTTTAAAAGCATTTCTTATAAAAAACCTTTGGTTATTTTTACACAGATGATAGATGCAAAATCTGATCAATTTTTTAGCCAAGATCATGATATAAAAGGAAATTTTTATATAAACCCTTATAAAAAATATTTTAGGAAAGTTAAAAACAATGATAGAAATATTAGTCGCGTTAATAGCCGTTTTTATAGGCGGAGGGATTGGATATATAGTCGCCAAAAAGATTAA
- a CDS encoding F0F1 ATP synthase subunit A, with amino-acid sequence MKDLFLFSSFIDSSHTFAYFFHLGIVVVISLILAKLATRSMQIVPRGSQNLAEAYMEGILSMGRDTMGSDEAARKYLPLVATIGFMVFFSNIIGIIPGFESPSASLNFSASLAIIVFAYYHFEGIKTQGFFKYFAHFMGPVKILAPLMFPIEVVSHFSRVISLSFRLFGNIKGDDLFLAVILALVPWVAPLPAYMLLTFMAFLQSFIFMILTYVYLAGATVVDEHH; translated from the coding sequence ATGAAAGATTTATTTTTATTTAGTTCTTTTATAGATTCTAGTCACACTTTTGCATACTTTTTTCATTTGGGTATAGTGGTTGTGATTTCTTTGATTTTAGCAAAACTTGCTACAAGATCTATGCAAATTGTCCCAAGAGGTAGTCAGAATTTAGCTGAAGCTTACATGGAAGGTATTTTAAGTATGGGTAGAGATACTATGGGTAGTGATGAAGCTGCTAGAAAATACTTGCCTTTGGTTGCAACTATAGGTTTTATGGTATTTTTTAGTAATATTATAGGAATCATCCCTGGTTTTGAATCTCCTAGTGCTAGTTTAAATTTTAGTGCTTCTTTGGCTATTATAGTATTTGCATATTATCATTTTGAAGGTATCAAAACTCAAGGATTTTTTAAATATTTTGCACATTTTATGGGACCTGTGAAAATTCTAGCACCTTTAATGTTTCCTATAGAAGTGGTTTCTCATTTTTCAAGAGTTATTTCTTTATCTTTCCGTTTATTTGGCAATATCAAGGGGGATGATTTATTCTTAGCAGTTATTTTGGCTCTTGTACCTTGGGTTGCGCCATTGCCTGCTTATATGCTTTTAACTTTTATGGCATTTTTGCAATCTTTTATTTTTATGATTTTAACTTATGTTTATTTAGCAGGTGCAACTGTAGTTGATGAACATCATTAA
- the rny gene encoding ribonuclease Y — MIEILVALIAVFIGGGIGYIVAKKINDANFNIFLEQAKAKAKAIEYEAELTLKDAKNSVAEAEFAAKKKFDEKIQKLQKEHSIKLEELNKKEQNLHYQEKLHEENKNKLAKEQQAIKALHEENENLKQSYEIKLNDVLKILEHSAGLTQEEAKSIVLQKVEETSRAEIAHIVRKYEEEARNEAKRKANFILAQATSRFAGEFAAERLINVVNIKNDELKGRIIGKEGRNVKTLEMVLGVDIIIDDTPGAIIVSCFNLYRRAIATKVIELLVEDGRIQPAKIEEIHEKVCKEFEDNILEEGQTIVMDLGLNNIHPEIVKLIGKLRYRASYGQNALAHSLEVAHLAGIIAAECGGDEKLARRAGILHDIGKALTHEFEGSHVDLGAELCKRYKEHPVVINAIYAHHGHEEATSIESAAVCTADTLSAARPGARREVLEAFLKRVSELEDIAKSKEGVKKAYAINAGREIRVIVNAKLVNDDESVLLAKEIAEEIQEKVQYPGEIKVNVIRELRAIDFAR; from the coding sequence ATGATAGAAATATTAGTCGCGTTAATAGCCGTTTTTATAGGCGGAGGGATTGGATATATAGTCGCCAAAAAGATTAATGATGCAAATTTCAATATCTTTTTAGAGCAAGCAAAAGCAAAAGCAAAAGCCATTGAATATGAAGCTGAGCTAACACTTAAAGATGCTAAAAATTCAGTTGCTGAGGCTGAATTTGCAGCAAAGAAAAAATTTGATGAAAAAATTCAAAAACTACAAAAAGAGCATTCTATTAAACTAGAAGAGCTTAACAAAAAAGAACAAAACCTTCATTATCAAGAAAAACTTCATGAAGAAAACAAAAACAAATTAGCAAAAGAACAACAAGCTATAAAAGCTTTACATGAAGAAAATGAAAATTTAAAACAAAGCTACGAAATAAAGTTAAATGATGTTTTAAAAATTCTTGAACATTCAGCTGGTCTCACACAAGAAGAGGCAAAAAGTATAGTCTTGCAAAAAGTAGAAGAAACCTCAAGAGCTGAAATTGCTCATATTGTCAGAAAATACGAAGAAGAAGCTAGAAATGAAGCCAAAAGAAAGGCTAATTTTATCTTAGCACAAGCTACTTCAAGATTTGCAGGAGAATTCGCTGCTGAAAGGTTGATCAATGTAGTAAATATCAAAAATGATGAGTTAAAAGGACGCATTATAGGTAAAGAAGGGAGAAATGTTAAAACCTTAGAAATGGTTTTGGGTGTTGATATTATCATCGATGACACACCAGGAGCGATCATTGTAAGTTGTTTTAATCTTTATAGACGCGCCATTGCTACAAAGGTGATTGAACTTTTAGTTGAAGACGGTAGAATACAACCTGCAAAAATAGAAGAAATTCATGAAAAAGTTTGCAAAGAATTTGAAGATAATATCTTAGAAGAAGGTCAAACTATAGTAATGGATTTAGGACTTAATAATATCCATCCTGAAATTGTTAAATTAATAGGAAAATTAAGATATAGAGCAAGTTATGGACAAAATGCTCTAGCACACTCTTTGGAAGTAGCGCATTTAGCTGGAATCATAGCAGCTGAGTGTGGTGGCGATGAAAAACTAGCAAGAAGAGCTGGAATTTTACACGATATAGGCAAAGCATTAACCCATGAATTTGAAGGCTCACATGTGGATTTAGGAGCTGAACTTTGTAAAAGATATAAAGAACACCCTGTGGTTATCAATGCTATTTATGCCCACCATGGACACGAAGAAGCAACTAGTATAGAATCAGCTGCAGTTTGCACAGCCGACACATTAAGTGCTGCACGTCCTGGCGCAAGACGTGAAGTGCTTGAAGCATTCTTAAAAAGAGTGAGTGAGCTTGAAGATATAGCAAAAAGCAAAGAAGGAGTTAAAAAAGCTTATGCAATTAATGCTGGTAGGGAGATTAGAGTTATTGTTAATGCAAAATTAGTCAATGATGATGAATCTGTGCTTTTAGCTAAAGAAATAGCTGAAGAAATTCAAGAAAAAGTTCAATACCCTGGTGAAATAAAAGTCAATGTTATCAGAGAGCTTAGAGCTATTGATTTTGCAAGGTAA
- the ftsY gene encoding signal recognition particle-docking protein FtsY → MFGFLKNGLKKTLESIHLVKASNKIITKDLLEEMLLEADVAYEIVEEIIYYLPPNDEVKKADLERVMGTYFIYDKPELANAKPFVDLILGVNGVGKTTSIAKMAHLHKENGKKVILGACDTFRAGAIEQLKLWAQKLNIDIIATSQGHDPSAVAYDAISKALAKNYDRVILDTAGRLQNQKNLANELEKIVRISDKAMQGAPHRKILVLDGTQGVAGILQAKAFNDLVKLDGVVITKLDGTAKGGALFSIARELELPILYVGVGEKMQDLCEFSVKDYLDAILEPIFK, encoded by the coding sequence ATGTTTGGATTCCTAAAAAATGGTTTAAAAAAAACCTTAGAAAGTATTCATTTAGTTAAGGCTTCAAATAAAATCATTACTAAAGATTTACTTGAGGAAATGCTTTTAGAAGCTGATGTGGCGTATGAAATAGTAGAAGAAATTATTTATTATCTTCCTCCAAATGATGAGGTTAAAAAAGCTGATTTAGAGCGTGTCATGGGGACTTATTTTATTTATGATAAACCAGAACTTGCTAATGCTAAACCTTTTGTGGATTTGATTTTAGGCGTAAATGGAGTGGGTAAGACTACAAGTATTGCTAAAATGGCGCATTTGCATAAAGAAAATGGCAAAAAAGTTATACTAGGAGCTTGTGATACTTTTAGAGCAGGAGCTATAGAGCAGCTAAAATTATGGGCACAAAAATTAAATATAGATATCATAGCTACTTCACAAGGACACGATCCTTCGGCAGTTGCTTATGATGCTATTTCTAAAGCTTTGGCAAAAAACTATGATAGAGTTATTTTAGATACAGCAGGACGCTTGCAAAATCAAAAAAATCTTGCTAATGAGCTTGAAAAAATTGTCCGCATAAGTGATAAAGCTATGCAAGGAGCTCCTCATAGAAAAATCCTTGTGCTTGATGGCACTCAAGGTGTAGCAGGAATTTTGCAGGCAAAAGCTTTTAATGATTTAGTAAAACTTGATGGAGTGGTGATTACCAAGCTTGATGGAACGGCTAAAGGTGGAGCGTTGTTTAGTATAGCAAGAGAGCTTGAGCTTCCTATTTTATATGTAGGAGTAGGGGAGAAAATGCAAGATTTGTGCGAGTTTAGCGTTAAAGATTATTTGGACGCTATATTGGAGCCTATTTTTAAATGA
- a CDS encoding TlpA family protein disulfide reductase, with translation MKIKFFLVIFIVVFFASCSSDKEKSSTENTDNASLTQSENTDFTLKFLDERKMYVKYYEQAFNFDDTAKAKLFVFFTTWCAPCKAQIPHLNNLNKKYQDRFEVIVLFLEENKEQEILTFIEDEKMKFSVAIGESNFAFSKVLNISSVPTMVLFNTKGEKIKEYLGIIPEEMLDIDIQKAIM, from the coding sequence TTGAAAATTAAATTTTTTTTAGTAATTTTTATTGTGGTATTTTTTGCTTCATGCTCTAGTGATAAAGAAAAATCTAGCACTGAAAATACAGACAATGCAAGTTTGACTCAAAGTGAAAATACTGATTTTACATTAAAATTTTTAGATGAAAGAAAAATGTATGTGAAATACTATGAGCAAGCATTTAATTTTGATGATACGGCTAAAGCTAAGTTGTTTGTTTTTTTTACGACTTGGTGCGCACCTTGTAAAGCTCAAATTCCACATTTAAATAATTTAAATAAAAAATATCAAGATAGGTTTGAAGTAATAGTGCTTTTTTTAGAAGAGAATAAAGAGCAAGAAATATTAACTTTTATAGAAGATGAAAAAATGAAATTTTCAGTAGCTATAGGAGAGAGTAATTTTGCTTTTTCTAAAGTTTTAAATATTAGTTCTGTCCCAACAATGGTGTTGTTTAATACAAAAGGTGAAAAGATTAAAGAGTATTTAGGGATAATCCCTGAGGAAATGTTAGATATAGATATACAAAAAGCGATAATGTGA
- a CDS encoding phytoene desaturase family protein, with protein sequence MDVKFDVIIIGSGLGGLSAGAFLAKNGKRVLVLEQHSLIGGCATCFKRKGALIDVGLHEMDWGEAKTDMKHLVFDKLGIKNKIQILPLPSAWSIKSKNYNLTLPHGIEKVKEILKKEFPQECKGIDKYFKAIKTQAYAIRRFPWDLKLSELLLFPFDTAWIFIKNRLFNKKVYDVLNAYIKNDKLKKILNANMSYYHHDSKEFIFSFHGIAQKHYYDGGVYIKGGSQALSDALAEVVKENQGQVLAKAEVVKILIKDQKAYGVEYIQNNQKHTIYAQNIIANCDPLIVYKDLLKDLNLTLEIKAIESKKRACSLVSAYFIYDKDISKIYENMDYCNFIFEDDFLNSSYENTNILKLDIKQRPMAFVNYSKVDSGLASDKYIGVVAFSSNYSEWDLNKQDYKAKKKEVLKAIVQRLDEIFPNLSSHLIHQELATPKTIQRYTKAYEGAIYGFSQDQEGAKNRLHYKSKSIENLYFANSFIFPGGGFTGAILGGYFCANKMNFH encoded by the coding sequence ATGGATGTAAAATTTGATGTAATTATTATAGGTTCAGGTCTTGGAGGATTAAGCGCAGGCGCTTTTTTAGCTAAAAATGGGAAAAGAGTTTTAGTTTTAGAACAGCATTCTTTAATTGGTGGATGTGCTACTTGTTTTAAAAGAAAAGGTGCTTTGATTGATGTGGGGCTTCATGAGATGGATTGGGGTGAGGCAAAAACTGATATGAAGCATTTGGTTTTTGATAAGCTTGGCATAAAGAATAAAATTCAAATTTTACCTTTACCAAGTGCATGGAGTATTAAAAGTAAAAATTATAATCTAACTTTACCTCATGGTATAGAAAAAGTAAAAGAGATTTTGAAAAAAGAATTTCCACAAGAATGCAAAGGTATTGATAAATATTTTAAAGCTATAAAAACGCAAGCTTATGCTATCCGAAGATTTCCTTGGGATTTAAAATTAAGCGAGTTATTGTTGTTTCCTTTTGACACTGCTTGGATATTTATTAAAAATAGATTGTTTAATAAAAAAGTTTATGATGTTTTGAATGCTTATATTAAAAATGATAAGCTAAAAAAGATTTTAAATGCAAATATGAGTTATTATCATCATGATAGTAAAGAATTTATTTTTAGTTTTCATGGTATTGCTCAAAAGCATTATTATGATGGCGGGGTGTATATCAAAGGTGGCTCACAAGCTTTAAGTGATGCTTTGGCTGAAGTTGTTAAAGAAAATCAAGGGCAGGTTTTAGCTAAGGCTGAAGTTGTTAAAATACTTATAAAAGATCAAAAAGCTTATGGAGTAGAATACATTCAAAATAATCAAAAACACACCATCTATGCACAAAATATCATCGCAAATTGCGATCCTTTAATTGTATATAAAGATTTGCTTAAAGATTTGAATTTAACCCTAGAAATCAAAGCAATAGAATCTAAAAAGCGTGCTTGTTCTTTGGTAAGTGCTTATTTTATTTATGATAAAGATATTTCTAAAATTTATGAAAATATGGATTATTGTAATTTTATATTCGAAGATGATTTTTTAAATAGTTCATATGAAAATACTAATATTTTAAAACTAGATATTAAACAAAGACCTATGGCTTTTGTGAATTATTCTAAGGTTGATAGTGGCTTAGCTAGCGATAAATACATAGGTGTTGTAGCTTTTAGTTCAAATTATAGCGAGTGGGACTTAAATAAGCAAGATTATAAAGCTAAAAAAAAAGAAGTATTAAAAGCTATAGTGCAAAGACTTGATGAGATTTTTCCAAATTTAAGTTCACACTTAATCCATCAAGAATTAGCCACGCCAAAAACTATACAAAGATATACTAAAGCTTACGAGGGCGCAATTTATGGATTTTCTCAAGATCAAGAAGGTGCTAAAAATAGACTGCATTATAAAAGTAAAAGTATAGAAAATTTGTATTTTGCAAATTCCTTTATTTTTCCTGGAGGTGGTTTTACGGGTGCGATTTTGGGTGGATATTTTTGTGCGAATAAAATGAATTTTCATTAA
- a CDS encoding dihydroorotase, subgroup IIa, with translation MIIKNAKIYGEQELDLKIENGKITQIEQNLNGDEQMIDAEGKTLLPSLIDLNVALLDNEFSIAKLYELEKACLKGGVGTIVLKDSMEANLQGYALYFDKLQSLDVNILPSVNVLDKEAKMKNIATLVDMGAKVLEVSSILGVNFLKQSMQYAHMKEVPVFLKCFDENFDDHGVMNDSQMSFELGLIGISDIAETSEVAKMKELVDFYQNNACFSALGVVKSFELLKDHQSEISIHHLAKDENACECFNTQAKILPPLRSKNELSCLIKMLQDGKITFLTSLHTPRTKKDLAFDEADFGVDAIAVYMSLCYSYLVRTNILSWKELCDLASYHQAQFLGLNKGKIAVGYDADLVVFDESVSFKGEGLYQNDILQGRVEKNFIGGKVFSV, from the coding sequence ATGATTATCAAAAATGCAAAAATATACGGCGAACAAGAATTGGATCTTAAAATAGAAAATGGCAAAATCACTCAAATTGAACAAAATTTGAATGGCGATGAGCAAATGATCGATGCTGAAGGTAAAACACTTTTGCCTTCTTTGATTGATTTAAATGTTGCCTTGCTTGATAATGAATTTAGTATTGCAAAACTATACGAATTAGAAAAAGCATGTTTAAAAGGCGGAGTTGGGACTATTGTTTTAAAAGATAGTATGGAAGCAAATCTTCAAGGATATGCACTTTATTTTGACAAATTACAATCACTCGATGTAAATATCTTACCTAGTGTTAATGTGTTGGATAAAGAAGCTAAAATGAAAAATATTGCTACCTTGGTTGATATGGGCGCAAAAGTTTTGGAGGTTTCAAGTATATTAGGAGTAAATTTTTTAAAACAAAGCATGCAGTATGCGCATATGAAAGAAGTGCCGGTTTTTTTAAAATGCTTTGACGAAAATTTTGATGATCATGGTGTAATGAATGATAGCCAAATGAGTTTTGAGCTTGGATTAATAGGGATTAGTGATATAGCCGAAACAAGCGAAGTTGCAAAAATGAAAGAATTGGTAGATTTTTATCAAAATAATGCTTGTTTTAGTGCATTAGGCGTTGTGAAATCTTTTGAGCTTTTGAAAGATCATCAAAGTGAAATTTCCATTCATCATTTAGCTAAAGATGAAAACGCATGCGAGTGTTTTAATACCCAAGCAAAAATTTTACCGCCTTTAAGATCGAAAAATGAACTTTCATGTCTTATAAAAATGCTTCAAGATGGAAAAATTACCTTTTTAACTTCATTGCATACTCCTAGAACTAAAAAAGATTTGGCGTTTGATGAAGCAGATTTTGGAGTGGACGCTATAGCTGTGTATATGAGTTTGTGTTATAGTTATTTGGTAAGGACAAATATTTTATCATGGAAAGAGCTTTGTGATCTAGCAAGCTATCATCAAGCACAATTTTTAGGTTTAAATAAAGGTAAGATAGCAGTAGGATATGATGCAGATTTGGTTGTATTTGATGAAAGTGTTTCCTTTAAGGGCGAAGGTTTGTATCAAAATGATATTTTGCAAGGTAGAGTAGAAAAAAATTTTATCGGTGGAAAAGTTTTTAGCGTTTAA
- a CDS encoding NAD(P)H-dependent glycerol-3-phosphate dehydrogenase, whose amino-acid sequence MKIAVVGAGKWGSALYDALSVKNECVITSFHKKDLSYFVGTKEALEYEYLVFALYAQGIHEWLANNFKDLNQKILVASKGIDCKSLKFMDEVFGEFVSSDRLCFLSGPSFASEVLEKKPCALVISGKNQELCNQFASFFPNYIKTYTSFDVKGAEICGAYKNVLAIASGVCDGLNLGNNARASLVSRGLIEMYRFGQFFSAKEETFLGLSGAGDLFLTASSNLSRNYRVGLSLASGKNIKDILMELGEVAEGVQTAYAIHSLAKQHQIYTPIVNEVVLMLEGKNAWESLKDLMVSKEEAQ is encoded by the coding sequence ATGAAAATAGCAGTTGTTGGTGCAGGAAAATGGGGAAGCGCTTTATATGATGCATTGAGTGTTAAAAATGAATGCGTGATAACTTCTTTTCATAAAAAGGATCTTTCTTATTTTGTTGGCACTAAAGAAGCTTTAGAATATGAATATTTAGTTTTTGCCTTATACGCTCAAGGAATACATGAATGGCTTGCAAATAATTTTAAAGATTTAAATCAAAAAATTCTTGTAGCTTCTAAGGGTATTGATTGTAAAAGTTTAAAATTTATGGATGAGGTTTTTGGTGAGTTCGTAAGTAGCGATAGGCTTTGTTTTTTAAGTGGACCTTCTTTTGCAAGTGAAGTGCTAGAAAAAAAACCTTGTGCTTTGGTTATTAGTGGCAAAAATCAAGAACTTTGTAATCAATTTGCAAGTTTTTTTCCAAATTATATTAAAACCTACACAAGTTTTGATGTTAAAGGTGCTGAAATTTGTGGTGCATATAAGAATGTTTTAGCAATTGCAAGCGGGGTTTGTGATGGCTTAAATTTAGGAAATAATGCAAGAGCCTCTTTAGTCTCAAGAGGTTTAATAGAAATGTACCGCTTTGGGCAGTTTTTTAGTGCTAAAGAAGAAACTTTTTTAGGACTTAGCGGGGCTGGGGATTTGTTTTTAACAGCTTCAAGCAATCTATCAAGAAATTATAGAGTAGGTTTGAGTTTGGCTAGTGGTAAAAATATAAAAGATATTTTAATGGAACTTGGCGAGGTAGCCGAAGGAGTGCAAACTGCTTATGCAATTCATTCTTTAGCTAAGCAACATCAAATTTATACTCCAATTGTCAATGAGGTGGTTTTAATGCTAGAAGGTAAAAATGCTTGGGAGTCTTTAAAAGACCTAATGGTATCTAAGGAGGAAGCACAATGA